One Streptomyces sp. ML-6 genomic region harbors:
- a CDS encoding adenosine deaminase, translated as MHLPKAELHLHIEGTLEPELAFALAERNGVRLPYADTEELRTAYRFEDLQSFLDLYYALMAVLRTEEDFEQLADAYLARAAAQGVRHAEIFFDPQAHTARGVPVRTVVEGLGRALDRSEEKHGISTQLIMCFLRDESAESALETLEEAKPYLHRISAVGLDSAEVGHPPAKFREVYEAAAALGLRRVAHAGEEGPPAYIREALDVLGVERIDHGLRCMEDPELVERLVADRVPLTLCPLSNVRLRAVDTLEEHPLRDMMAAGLLCTVNSDDPAYFGGYVGDTFQAVHEALGLDREQLRTLARNSFEAAFLDHDEERRARYLSEVEAYAFD; from the coding sequence GTGCACCTGCCCAAAGCCGAACTCCACCTGCACATCGAGGGCACCCTCGAACCCGAGCTGGCCTTCGCCCTCGCCGAGCGCAACGGCGTGCGCCTGCCGTACGCCGACACCGAGGAACTGCGCACCGCCTACCGCTTCGAGGACCTGCAGAGCTTCCTCGACCTGTACTACGCGCTGATGGCGGTGCTGCGCACCGAGGAGGACTTCGAGCAGCTCGCCGACGCCTACCTCGCCCGCGCCGCCGCGCAGGGCGTCCGGCACGCGGAGATCTTCTTCGACCCGCAGGCGCACACCGCCCGCGGCGTCCCGGTCCGCACCGTCGTCGAGGGGCTCGGCCGGGCGCTGGACCGCAGCGAGGAGAAGCACGGCATCTCCACCCAGCTGATCATGTGCTTCCTGCGCGACGAGTCGGCCGAATCGGCGCTGGAGACCCTGGAGGAGGCGAAGCCGTACCTGCACCGGATCAGCGCGGTCGGCCTCGACTCGGCGGAGGTCGGCCACCCGCCCGCCAAGTTCCGCGAGGTGTACGAGGCGGCCGCCGCGCTCGGGCTGCGCCGGGTCGCGCACGCCGGTGAGGAGGGCCCGCCCGCGTACATCCGCGAGGCGCTGGACGTCCTCGGCGTCGAGCGGATCGACCACGGGCTGCGCTGCATGGAGGACCCGGAGCTGGTGGAGCGGCTGGTCGCCGACCGGGTGCCGCTCACCCTCTGCCCGCTGTCCAACGTGCGGCTGCGCGCCGTCGACACCCTGGAGGAGCACCCGCTGCGGGACATGATGGCCGCCGGGCTGCTCTGCACGGTGAACTCCGACGACCCCGCCTACTTCGGCGGGTACGTCGGGGACACCTTCCAGGCCGTCCACGAGGCGCTCGGCCTGGACCGCGAGCAGCTGCGCACCCTGGCCCGCAACTCCTTCGAGGCGGCCTTCCTCGACCACGACGAGGAGCGCCGGGCGCGCTACCTGTCCGAGGTCGAGGCGTACGCGTTCGACTGA